In Aspergillus luchuensis IFO 4308 DNA, chromosome 1, nearly complete sequence, the following are encoded in one genomic region:
- a CDS encoding uncharacterized protein (SECRETED:SignalP(1-28)) encodes MLSTCARRMKLFNLFLFWCSVLSTHVLANNNAAPFELLHYYYVYKMEWDAGVEKTIAPGCATEHNEMCFFDQFARYLIGKEWKAAYRPGRADHTKTPGWDAAKKLSTGMPKSARYNLKALLPSINVDAKNFPLVFETVLHSANTAIKKEKEKVKNDDVQQAVEWAQEVKDMRYEDVFKAEIEVLRDVLGDDAYGRYVVTGGGSSFDWDTTLDGIDDDVDAKKLSDEDAKRLKEIIDDFPNIFNDRIATGDISDMNHINIMRALETSITALTGEIEESSSESDDASPKSVPADTCDNIEFAFDSD; translated from the coding sequence ATGCTCAGCACTTGCGCCAGAAGAATGAAGTTATTCaatctatttcttttctggtGCTCGGTCTTGTCCACCCACGTATTAGCCAACAACAATGCCGCTCCCTTCGAGCTTCTGCACTATTACTACGTGTACAAGATGGAATGGGACGCGGGAGTTGAAAAAACCATTGCCCCTGGCTGTGCCACTGAGCATAATGAGATGTGTTTCTTCGACCAGTTCGCAAGGTATCTCATAGGAAAGGAGTGGAAGGCTGCCTACCGACCCGGCCGCGCCGATCATACCAAAACCCCGGGTTGGGACGCTGCCAAGAAGCTATCGACTGGTATGCCCAAATCTGCGCGGTACAACCTAAAAGCCCTGCTACCTTCCATCAATGTCGATGCAAAAAATTTTCCCCTCGTCTTTGAGACTGTTCTTCACTCCGCCAATACTGCtatcaaaaaggaaaaagaaaaagtgaAGAACGATGACGTGCAACAAGCGGTAGAATGGGCCCAGGAAGTCAAGGACATGCGCTATGAGGATGTCTTTAAAGCCGAAATTGAGGTGCTCAGAGACGTCCTTGGCGACGACGCATATGGTCGTTATGTCGTCACCGGGGGTGGGTCTTCATTCGATTGGGATACTACCTTAGATGGGATCGACGACGACGTTGATGCTAAAAAACTCAGTGACGAAGATGCGAAAAGGCTCAAGGAGATCATTGATGATTTCCCTAATATATTCAACGATCGCATTGCTACCGGAGATATTTCCGACATGAATCACATAAATATAATGAGGGCTCTTGAGACTTCCATCACTGCTTTAACGGGGGAAATTGAAGAAAGTTCTTCTGAGAGTGATGACGCCAGTCCAAAGTCCGTGCCAGCTGATACGTGTGATAACATTGAGTTCGCTTTCGACTCAGACTGA
- a CDS encoding CFEM domain-containing protein (COG:S;~EggNog:ENOG410PTHV;~InterPro:IPR008427;~PFAM:PF05730;~SECRETED:SignalP(1-20)), which translates to MHLVLRLFLVTSWILIPVFGQLETIGLTTSGVTPTSTLLSTANPTSSLSSPPTSATPSLTTTSPSVTNSGDSLVLTTVFTQPPGCAGGMTEIPAWSTELWQNIVNPVSTMTLSSCYPSQFYYSAIATRILPPYKQLVCPEDWETYNVTDTYIICCPSNYGMYMPNYQNSTRPGLGAVCTSSIWPDVLMDITSYDSAGSVTVIPTIAGDDGALVFATAFDGTKATAVASSTSMTSTSPPSAISSTSSPSNTAPETTIVLTTSAGSTASTSTSATATITGISQLPTCGQTCFDNMLAKYDSLGCETSDPSCLCRNINFYYGIRDCANAACGTAVASTVLAFESGYCTSAIAAETTYPVTSTTTVSSTSTASPTAISDLPTCGQTCFNNMLAKYSSLGCSSPDPACLCENINFYYGIRDCSNAACGTEVATTVLAFESSYCASATAAAATSK; encoded by the exons ATGCATCTTGTCCTTCGACTTTTCCTTGTCACTTCATGGATCTTGATTCCAGTCTTTGGCCAGCTGGAGACAATTGGTCTCACAACCTCTGGTGTTACACCCACTAGTACGCTCTTATCGACGGCCAACCCGACCTCATCTTTATCGAGTCCGCCAACTTCGGCAACCCCCTCGCTCACTACTACCTCACCCAGTGTCACCAATTCGGGTGACTCTTTGGTGCTCACCACTGTGTTTACCCAGCCACCAGGATGCGCTGGTGGAATGACCGAGATCCCAGCATGGTCGACCGAGCTCTGGCAGAACATTGTCAATCCGGTTTCCACTATGACCCTTTCATCCTGCTACCCCAGCCAATTCTACTATAGTGCGATAGCCACTAGAATCCTGCCCCCCTACAAGCAGCTTGTGTGCCCCGAAGACTGGGAAACGTACAATGTTACCGACACGTACATCATCTGTTGCCCAAG CAACTATGGAATGTACATGCCAAACTACCAGAATTCGACGCGACCTGGATTAGGCGCCGTCTGTACTTCGAGCATCTGGCCCGATGTGTTGATGGACATCACCAGCTACGATTCCGCGGGATCGGTCACTGTCATTCCCACCATcgctggggatgatggggccCTCGTGTTCGCAACGGCGTTCGATGGAACCAAGGCTACTGCTGTGGCCTCATCCACATCTATGACCTCTACGTCTCCCCCCAGCGCCATCTCAtctacatcatccccaagtAACACTGCTCCGGAGACTACCATTGTTCTCACAACTTCTGCTGGCTCAACCGCATCCACTTCGACATCCGCAACGGCCACCATCACCGGAATTTCCCAGCTCCCTACCTGCGGT CAAACCTGCTTCGACAACATGTTAGCCAAATATGATAGCCTCGGCTGCGAGACATCCGATCCATCCTGCCTCTGCCGAAACATCAATTTCTACTACGGAATCCGTGACTGCGCCAATGCCGCTTGTGGGACTGCAGTGGCAAGCACAGTTCTGGCTTTCGAGAGTGGATACTGCACCTCCGCCATTGCGGCCGAAACCACCTATCCGGTGACTagtaccaccaccgtctcGTCGACATCTACAGCAAGTCCCACCGCGATCTCTGACCTCCCCACCTGCGGTCAGACCTGCTTTAACAATATGCTGGCCAAATACTCCTCCCTCGGATGTAGTAGCCCTGACCCTGCCTGTTTATGCGAAAACATCAACTTCTACTACGGTATTCGGGATTGCTCGAATGCTGCCTGTGGTACTGAGGTGGCTACCACTGTTCTGGCTTTCGAGAGCAGCTATTGTGCCTCTGCTACCGCGGCTGCTGCCACCAGTAAGTAA